From Rhodamnia argentea isolate NSW1041297 chromosome 10, ASM2092103v1, whole genome shotgun sequence, a single genomic window includes:
- the LOC115742003 gene encoding uncharacterized protein LOC115742003 — protein sequence MASSSGKLTLALLLSSLFLHATLAEIVCEELPKDLCAFSIASSGKRCSLETYASRGGGVEYQCRTSEVIVQRMAGYIETDRCVRACGGDRDVVGISSDALLEPQFTAKLCAPACYRRCPNIVDLYFNLAAGEGVFLPDLCEGQRANPHRAMIELLSSGAAAGPAGSQSLDDVAASPAPSPM from the exons ATGGCTTCTTCCTCAGGCAAATTGACCTTGgctctcctcctctcttcccTCTTCCTCCATGCGACATTAG ccgAGATCGTGTGCGAGGAGCTGCCCAAGGACCTGTGCGCGTTCTCGATCGCGTCCTCGGGGAAGAGATGCTCGCTGGAGACATACGCGAGCCGGGGTGGTGGGGTCGAGTACCAGTGCCGGACGTCCGAGGTCATTGTTCAGAGGATGGCCGGATACATCGAGACCGACCGGTGCGTGCGCGCATGCGGGGGTGATAGGGACGTCGTTGGCATCTCCTCGGACGCGCTCCTCGAGCCGCAGTTCACCGCCAAGCTTTGCGCCCCGGCGTGTTACCGGAGATGCCCCAACATCGTTGACCTCTACTTTAATTTGGCTGCCGGAGAAG GAGTATTTTTGCCGGACTTGTGCGAGGGGCAACGGGCCAACCCGCACCGGGCGATGATCGAGCTGCTGAGCTCAGGTGCAGCTGCTGGCCCGGCGGGTAGCCAGTCCTTGGACGACGTGGCCGCTTCTCCGGCTCCGTCGCCCATGTAA